In one Streptomyces marincola genomic region, the following are encoded:
- a CDS encoding DUF6262 family protein has product MSVKRTPAEVLVDSRRRDSRRKRAKVLETVDAMVSSDQPVTFAAVAKTAGVSNWLVYADGVREHIQTARDKQAARVQRGRLAGTAVSASGLKTDLELARQEIALLRAERDKLKGALQRQLGQQLDQVAAGDLIARINELTQQNQRLIAERDALEREKAELEAKLAETEEDLGATRTSLRRMIRAENTYRTE; this is encoded by the coding sequence ATGAGCGTCAAGCGCACCCCCGCCGAAGTCCTCGTCGACTCCCGTCGGCGCGACAGCCGCCGCAAGCGAGCCAAGGTACTCGAGACCGTCGATGCCATGGTCAGCAGCGACCAGCCGGTGACGTTCGCGGCAGTGGCGAAGACCGCGGGAGTGTCGAACTGGCTCGTCTATGCCGATGGAGTACGCGAACACATCCAAACGGCAAGAGACAAGCAAGCCGCCCGAGTTCAGCGTGGTCGCCTTGCTGGCACTGCGGTCAGCGCAAGCGGCCTGAAGACCGACTTGGAGCTGGCTCGTCAGGAAATCGCGTTGCTGCGGGCCGAGCGAGATAAGCTCAAAGGCGCCCTGCAACGTCAACTCGGCCAGCAGCTCGACCAAGTGGCCGCTGGCGACCTGATCGCCCGGATCAACGAGCTGACCCAGCAGAACCAACGGCTGATCGCTGAGCGGGACGCCCTTGAACGGGAAAAGGCTGAGCTTGAGGCAAAGCTCGCCGAGACAGAGGAAGATCTCGGGGCCACCCGCACCAGCCTCCGCAGAATGATCCGCGCGGAAAACACATACCGGACCGAGTGA